ttgctcaTTAGGAAACCTCTACATGAACCTTAATCATGTTTTGAGGCTCACTGGAACAAATTTTAGAGCTTGGAGAGACTCGGTAGAACGTTACATGAtgatgcatgagaacatagacctAGTTTTTCATGAAGATGAACCTGAGGCATTAACTGATGAGAGTTCAGCTGAGGAAGTTAAGGCTTTTAAGGCCTGGCACAGGTCAAATAGAATGGCCAAGAACACCATTAGGAACACCATGTCTGACATAGTAAGAGgtagtatagaagaacctgattTGGCTACTGATTACATGGAGGCCAATGAGAGGAAGTTTAAGGAAAGTGAGAAGGCTGAGGCTGCAAGACTGACCAAGTCTTTTCATGAGCTGAAGTACAATGGGTTTGGGGGAGTTAGAGAACATATTATGAAGCTGATCAATATTAATGCTAGGCTCAGGGAGTTACTGATGGGCATAAATGATAGCCAAGTGGTGCATGTTGCACTACATTCTCTGCCAAATTCCTTTAGTGGACTTAAAACCAACTATAATGCTCAGAAAGACACCTGGACCACAGATGAGCTCATAGCTATCTGCactggagaagaagagagaacccACATCCACTGTTAATCTGGTAGAAAAgcctaagaagaagaaaaacaaacttAAGGTCAACAAGACTCTAGTTAAGCCTACTGGTAACACTGCAGTTTCCAAAGTTAACAAGCCTTTTAAGTTCAAGCGCTATTTTTGCAAAAAAATGGGACATATGAAGAAGGACTGCTCAGGTTTTAAGGCTTGGTTGGTTAAAAAGGGTAAGATTAATTCTTTAAATACTTCAGAAACCTtttctttggaaattaattTTGTTAACATTGAACCTCACTCTTTTTGGTTAGACTCTGGCTCTCCCTTACACATCAcgaattctttgcagggattcataaggaagaGGGTGCCCAGAAATGATGAAGTCCATGTTTGCGTTGGCAATGGGATGAGAGTAGGAGTCAAGGCAGTAGGAACTTTGAAGCTAGATTTAGGATCTAGAAATTTTCTTtatttggacaatgttttttacaTTCCCTCAATGAAGAGGAATTTGCTTTCAGTTAGTCTTTTGGTTAGGAATGGATGCTGTTTTTATATTGATTCAAGTGGAATAAAGATTTTCAGAAA
Above is a genomic segment from Rosa chinensis cultivar Old Blush chromosome 3, RchiOBHm-V2, whole genome shotgun sequence containing:
- the LOC112194265 gene encoding uncharacterized protein LOC112194265, which codes for MNLNHVLRLTGTNFRAWRDSVERYMMMHENIDLVFHEDEPEALTDESSAEEVKAFKAWHRSNRMAKNTIRNTMSDIVRGSIEEPDLATDYMEANERKFKESEKAEAARLTKSFHELKYNGFGGVREHIMKLININARLRELLMGINDSQVVHVALHSLPNSFSGLKTNYNAQKDTWTTDELIAICTGEEERTHIHC